The following coding sequences lie in one Arabidopsis thaliana chromosome 3, partial sequence genomic window:
- a CDS encoding GDSL-like Lipase/Acylhydrolase superfamily protein (GDSL-like Lipase/Acylhydrolase superfamily protein; FUNCTIONS IN: hydrolase activity, acting on ester bonds, carboxylesterase activity; INVOLVED IN: lipid metabolic process; LOCATED IN: endomembrane system; EXPRESSED IN: hypocotyl, root, flower, cultured cell; EXPRESSED DURING: petal differentiation and expansion stage; CONTAINS InterPro DOMAIN/s: Lipase, GDSL (InterPro:IPR001087); BEST Arabidopsis thaliana protein match is: GDSL-like Lipase/Acylhydrolase superfamily protein (TAIR:AT1G56670.1); Has 3192 Blast hits to 3150 proteins in 118 species: Archae - 0; Bacteria - 86; Metazoa - 0; Fungi - 17; Plants - 3087; Viruses - 0; Other Eukaryotes - 2 (source: NCBI BLink).), whose amino-acid sequence MDYTVSSLQCFFLVLCLSLLVCSNSETSYKSNKKPILINFGDSNSDTGGVLAGVGLPIGLPHGITFFHRGTGRLGDGRLIVDFYCEHLKMTYLSPYLDSLSPNFKRGVNFAVSGATALPIFSFPLAIQIRQFVHFKNRSQELISSGRRDLIDDNGFRNALYMIDIGQNDLLLALYDSNLTYAPVVEKIPSMLLEIKKAIQTVYLYGGRKFWVHNTGPLGCAPKELAIHLHNDSDLDPIGCFRVHNEVAKAFNKGLLSLCNELRSQFKDATLVYVDIYSIKYKLSADFKLYGFVDPLMACCGYGGRPNNYDRKATCGQPGSTICRDVTKAIVWDGVHYTEAANRFVVDAVLTNRYSYPKNSLDRFW is encoded by the exons ATGGATTACACTGTTTCCTCTCTACAATGCTTCTTCTTAGTTttatgtctctctcttttggtttGCTCTAACTCTGAAACTAGTTACAAGTCAAACAAGAAACCTATATTGATAAACTTCGGCGACTCTAACTCCGACACCGGAGGAGTTCTTGCTGGAGTTGGACTTCCTATCGGACTCCCTCATGGCATTACCTTCTTCCATAGAGGCACTGGTCGTCTCGGTGACGGTCGACTCATCGTTGACTTCTACT GTGAACATTTAAAGATGACATATTTGAGTCCATATTTGGATTCACTTTcaccaaatttcaaaagaGGAGTCAATTTCGCAGTCTCGGGCGCCACCGCTCTTCCGATCTTTTCCTTCCCTCTTGCCATTCAAATTCGTCAATTCGTCCATTTCAAAAACCGTTCTCAAGAACTTATCTCTTCCG GTAGAAGAGACCTTATTGATGATAATGGATTTAGAAACGCGTTGTACATGATCGATATTGGACAAAACGATCTTTTACTTGCTCTATATGATTCGAATTTAACCTATGCACCCGTTGTCGAAAAAATTCCTTCCATGCTTCTTGAGATAAAGAAAGCCATACAG ACTGTATATTTATACGGAGGGAGAAAGTTTTGGGTACACAACACAGGCCCATTGGGCTGTGCACCAAAAGAATTGGCGATTCACCTGCATAACGATTCGGATCTTGACCCGATTGGTTGTTTCCGGGTTCACAATGAAGTCGCCAAAGCCTTCAACAAAGGACTCCTTAGTCTCTGCAACGAACTGAGATCCCAATTCAAAGACGCCACTCTCGTCTACGTTGATATTTACTCCATCAAATATAAACTCTCCGCCGATTTCAAACTATACG GATTTGTGGACCCGTTGATGGCTTGTTGCGGTTATGGAGGAAGACCTAACAACTATGATCGAAAAGCAACGTGTGGTCAACCCGGTTCAACTATTTGTCGTGATGTAACCAAAGCAATTGTATGGGATGGGGTTCACTATACTGAAGCTGCTAACCGGTTTGTCGTTGATGCTGTTTTGACGAATCGGTACTCTTACCCAAAAAATTCCCTTGACCGGTTTTGGTAG
- a CDS encoding GDSL-like Lipase/Acylhydrolase superfamily protein, producing the protein MDYTVSSLQCFFLVLCLSLLVCSNSETSYKSNKKPILINFGDSNSDTGGVLAGVGLPIGLPHGITFFHRGTGRLGDGRLIVDFYCEHLKMTYLSPYLDSLSPNFKRGVNFAVSGATALPIFSFPLAIQIRQFVHFKNRSQELISSGRRDLIDDNGFRNALYMIDIGQNDLLLALYDSNLTYAPVVEKIPSMLLEIKKAIQTVYLYGGRKFWVHNTGPLGCAPKELAIHLHNDSDLDPIGCFRVHNEVAKAFNKGLLSLCNELRSQFKDATLVYVDIYSIKYKLSADFKLYGAYRPHL; encoded by the exons ATGGATTACACTGTTTCCTCTCTACAATGCTTCTTCTTAGTTttatgtctctctcttttggtttGCTCTAACTCTGAAACTAGTTACAAGTCAAACAAGAAACCTATATTGATAAACTTCGGCGACTCTAACTCCGACACCGGAGGAGTTCTTGCTGGAGTTGGACTTCCTATCGGACTCCCTCATGGCATTACCTTCTTCCATAGAGGCACTGGTCGTCTCGGTGACGGTCGACTCATCGTTGACTTCTACT GTGAACATTTAAAGATGACATATTTGAGTCCATATTTGGATTCACTTTcaccaaatttcaaaagaGGAGTCAATTTCGCAGTCTCGGGCGCCACCGCTCTTCCGATCTTTTCCTTCCCTCTTGCCATTCAAATTCGTCAATTCGTCCATTTCAAAAACCGTTCTCAAGAACTTATCTCTTCCG GTAGAAGAGACCTTATTGATGATAATGGATTTAGAAACGCGTTGTACATGATCGATATTGGACAAAACGATCTTTTACTTGCTCTATATGATTCGAATTTAACCTATGCACCCGTTGTCGAAAAAATTCCTTCCATGCTTCTTGAGATAAAGAAAGCCATACAG ACTGTATATTTATACGGAGGGAGAAAGTTTTGGGTACACAACACAGGCCCATTGGGCTGTGCACCAAAAGAATTGGCGATTCACCTGCATAACGATTCGGATCTTGACCCGATTGGTTGTTTCCGGGTTCACAATGAAGTCGCCAAAGCCTTCAACAAAGGACTCCTTAGTCTCTGCAACGAACTGAGATCCCAATTCAAAGACGCCACTCTCGTCTACGTTGATATTTACTCCATCAAATATAAACTCTCCGCCGATTTCAAACTATACGGTGCGTATCGACCGCATCTATAA
- the ARFA1E gene encoding ADP-ribosylation factor A1E (ADP-ribosylation factor A1E (ARFA1E); CONTAINS InterPro DOMAIN/s: ADP-ribosylation factor (InterPro:IPR006688), Small GTP-binding protein (InterPro:IPR005225), Ras small GTPase, Rab type (InterPro:IPR003579), Small GTPase SAR1-type (InterPro:IPR006687), ARF/SAR superfamily (InterPro:IPR006689); BEST Arabidopsis thaliana protein match is: Ras-related small GTP-binding family protein (TAIR:AT2G47170.1).), with product MGLSFGKLFSKLFAKKEMRILMVGLDAAGKTTILYKLKLGEIVTTIPTIGFNVETVEYKNISFTVWDVGGQDKIRPLWRHYFQNTQGLIFVVDSNDRDRVVEARDELHRMLNEDELRDAVLLVFANKQDLPNAMNAAEITDKLGLHSLRQRHWYIQSTCATSGEGLYEGLDWLSNNIANKA from the exons ATGGGTCTATCCTTCGGAAAGTTGTTCAGCAAGCTCTTTGCAAAGAAAGAGATGCGTATCCTCATGGTGGGTCTCGATGCAGCTGGTAAGACTACGATCTTGTACAAGCTCAAGCTTGGAGAGATCGTGACTACGATTCCAACCATTG GTTTCAATGTGGAGACTGTGGAATACAAGAACATTAGCTTTACCGTGTGGGATGTCGGGGGTCAAGACAAG ATTCGTCCATTGTGGAGGCACTACTTCCAGAACACTCAGGGACTTATCTTTGTGGTGGACAGCAATGATCGTGACCGTGTTGTGGAAGCCAGAGATGAGCTTCACAGAATGTTGAACGAA GATGAGTTGAGAGATGCTGTGCTTCTCGTTTTTGCTAACAAGCAAGATCTTCCAAATGCGATGAACGCCGCTGAGATAACCGATAAGCTTGGACTTCACTCTCTCCGTCAACGACACTG GTACATACAGAGCACATGTGCTACCTCCGGAGAAGGGCTTTATGAGGGACTTGACTGGCTCTCTAACAACATCGCAAACAAG GCTTAG
- the DUF7 gene encoding agenet domain protein (DOMAIN OF UNKNOWN FUNCTION 724 7) (DOMAIN OF UNKNOWN FUNCTION 724 7 (DUF7); FUNCTIONS IN: RNA binding; LOCATED IN: nucleus; EXPRESSED IN: 28 plant structures; EXPRESSED DURING: 14 growth stages; CONTAINS InterPro DOMAIN/s: Agenet (InterPro:IPR008395), Tudor-like, plant (InterPro:IPR014002), Protein of unknown function DUF724 (InterPro:IPR007930); BEST Arabidopsis thaliana protein match is: DOMAIN OF UNKNOWN FUNCTION 724 6 (TAIR:AT2G47230.1).): MLLTTGRKEKLSVSKGSEIEISSQEYEYGSGNVWYCVILEENLAKSKRKKLSVRHLDPLLKYDYSPPLIKTTVHRFMRPVPPPDPFPEVDFEEGDVVDAAYKGGWCSGSVVKVLGNRRFLVYLRFQPDVIELLRKDLRPHFVWKDEEWFRCEKQQLIESDFSAGKSVEVRTKVDKLGDVWAPAMVIKEDEDGTMLVKLKTLKEEEVNCTKISVSYSEIRPSPLPIGLRDYKLMENVDALVESGWCPGVVSKVLAGKRYAVDLGPNRESKEFSRLQLRPSIEWKDGIWHRKEKVSGSEESSHAVEETAASTRIRITVRTALKEKKALGTGINVRTTRSSSGAMHNPLPASFNGGDVAEAGRVSVTVNETPLFETAAQLSGELGNSLADVVMNESAPVTSQPEIAAPKEFHPSVVLGVAAAVKTQGKTTPKKKLQAMKNQKSSTNDSVGEKVSVNKRKRGQPRKFIVAEPKQKIGVSGNNSKAATIEHADMTDDDRPLASWVHTGNSSSGQSVSRTPDIGLNTVVEKHVDIVETPPGRESTMVLPFVKKSQLWKVLESMEVFKVVPQSPHFSPLLESEEECREGDAIGRMVMFSSLLEKVNNLQVDDPISSINRIDECFLKLEKHGFNVTTPRSRIAKILSIKERQTCALEELKAVEEKITENDNKRRKYEEDIVELQRQEVLMKEAKVTLDNEIARMQSQAAVLDQEVQNVDHEFQAILAAPWK; the protein is encoded by the exons ATGTTGTTAACTACgggaagaaaggagaaactcTCTGTTTCTAAAGGTTCTGAAATTGAAATCTCGTCTCAAGAGTATGAGTATGGTAGTGGAAATGTCTGGTATTGTGTCATTCTCGAAGAAAATCTAGCTAAATCGAAGCGGAAGAAGCTCTCTGTCCGTCACTTGGATCCTCTGCTCAAGTATGATTATTCTCCTCCGTTAATCAAAACCACCGTGCATCGTTTCATGCGTCCAGTTCCGCCGCCGGATCCATTTCCAGAGGTCGATTTTGAGGAAGGTGACGTGGTTGACGCTGCTTATAAAGGTGGTTGGTGTTCTGGCTCGGTGGTTAAAGTTTTGGGAAATCGGCGTTTCTTAGTGTATCTTAGATTCCAACCTGATGTCATTGAGCTTCTACGAAAGGATCTGCGTCCCCATTTCGTTTGGAAAGATGAAGAGTGGTTTCGATGCGAGAAACAA caATTGATTGAGTCAGATTTTAGTGCTGGAAAGTCTGTTGAAGTCAGAACCAAGGTAGACAAATTGGGCGATGTTTGGGCTCCGGCTATGGTCATTAAGGAGGATGAGGATGGGACAATGTTGGTGAAGTTGAAGACTTTGAAGGAGGAAGAGGTTAATTGCACAAAGATAAGCGTTTCTTATTCCGAAATCCGACCTTCGCCATTGCCTATTGGTTTAAGAGATTACAAATTGATGGAAAACGTGGATGCGCTAGTAGAGTCTGGTTGGTGTCCTGGTGTTGTTAGTAAAGTTCTTGCTGGGAAGAGATACGCAGTGGATTTGGGGCCAAACAGGGAGAGTAAGGAGTTTAGCCGCTTGCAGTTAAGACCTTCTATAGAGTGGAAAGATGGAATTTGgcatagaaaagaaaag GTTTCAGGTAGCGAGGAAAGTTCGCATGCAGTTGAAGAAACAGCTGCTTCAACCCGCATAAGGATCACTGTTCGAACTGccttgaaagagaaaaaagcttTGGGTACTGGAATCAATGTGAGGACGACACGCTCTTCTAGTGGAGCTATGCATAACCCTCTTCCTGCCTCTTTCAATGGAGGAGATGTTGCAGAGGCTGGTAGAGTATCTGTCACTGTGAATGAAACACCGCTCTTCGAAACTGCAGCT CAGTTATCTGGAGAACTAGGGAATAGTTTGGCTGATGTTGTGATGAATGAGAGCGCTCCAGTCACAAGCCAACCGGAGATAGCAGCAC CAAAAGAGTTTCACCCATCGGTAGTCCTGGGCGTAGCTGCAGCAGTCAAAACACAAGGAAAAACAACTCCgaagaagaaacttcaagcgatgaagaatcaaaagagCTCTACAAATGATTCTGTTGGAGAGAAGGTGAGTGTTAACAAGAGGAAAAGAGGACAGCCACGCAAGTTCATAGTCGCAGAGCCTAAGCAGAAGATTG GTGTGTCTGGTAATAATTCAAAGGCTGCCACTATTGAACATGCCGATATGACTGATGATGATAGGCCTCTCGCTTCATGGGTCCACACTGGAAATTCATCATCGG GGCAATCTGTTTCTCGGACTCCTGATATAGGGCTTAATACAGTTGTGGAAAAGCATGTCGATATTGTGGAAACTCCCCCAGGGAGAGAGTCGACAATGGTTCTGCCATTTGTAAAGAAGTCACAGCTTTGGAAAGTCCTTGAATCAATGGAGGTCTTCAAAGTCGTGCCACAGAGTCCACATTTCAGCCCTCTGCTAGAGAGCGAAGAAGAGTGCCGTGAAGGAGACGCCATTGGTAGAATGGTGATGTTTAGTTCGCTGTTAGAGAAAGTCAACAATCTACAAGTCGACGATCCAATAAGCTCGATTAACAGGATCGACGAGTGTTTCCTCAAGCTTGAGAAACACGGGTTCAATGTTACAACACCTCGATCTAGGATAGCCAAGATACTGTCCATTAAAGAAAGGCAGACATGCGCATTGGAGGAATTAAAAGCTGTTGAGGAAAAGATCACAGAGAATGACAATAAAAGAAGGAAGTATGAAGAAGATATTGTTGAATTGCAGAGGCAAGAAGTGTTGATGAAGGAAGCAAAAGTCACACTAGACA
- the DUF7 gene encoding agenet domain protein (DOMAIN OF UNKNOWN FUNCTION 724 7) (DOMAIN OF UNKNOWN FUNCTION 724 7 (DUF7); FUNCTIONS IN: RNA binding; LOCATED IN: nucleus; EXPRESSED IN: 28 plant structures; EXPRESSED DURING: 14 growth stages; CONTAINS InterPro DOMAIN/s: Tudor-like, plant (InterPro:IPR014002), Agenet (InterPro:IPR008395), Protein of unknown function DUF724 (InterPro:IPR007930); BEST Arabidopsis thaliana protein match is: DOMAIN OF UNKNOWN FUNCTION 724 6 (TAIR:AT2G47230.1); Has 299 Blast hits to 227 proteins in 36 species: Archae - 0; Bacteria - 4; Metazoa - 29; Fungi - 0; Plants - 252; Viruses - 0; Other Eukaryotes - 14 (source: NCBI BLink).), giving the protein MLLTTGRKEKLSVSKGSEIEISSQEYEYGSGNVWYCVILEENLAKSKRKKLSVRHLDPLLKYDYSPPLIKTTVHRFMRPVPPPDPFPEVDFEEGDVVDAAYKGGWCSGSVVKVLGNRRFLVYLRFQPDVIELLRKDLRPHFVWKDEEWFRCEKQQLIESDFSAGKSVEVRTKVDKLGDVWAPAMVIKEDEDGTMLVKLKTLKEEEVNCTKISVSYSEIRPSPLPIGLRDYKLMENVDALVESGWCPGVVSKVLAGKRYAVDLGPNRESKEFSRLQLRPSIEWKDGIWHRKEKVSGSEESSHAVEETAASTRIRITVRTALKEKKALGTGINVRTTRSSSGAMHNPLPASFNGGDVAEAGRVSVTVNETPLFETAALSGELGNSLADVVMNESAPVTSQPEIAAPKEFHPSVVLGVAAAVKTQGKTTPKKKLQAMKNQKSSTNDSVGEKVSVNKRKRGQPRKFIVAEPKQKIGVSGNNSKAATIEHADMTDDDRPLASWVHTGNSSSGQSVSRTPDIGLNTVVEKHVDIVETPPGRESTMVLPFVKKSQLWKVLESMEVFKVVPQSPHFSPLLESEEECREGDAIGRMVMFSSLLEKVNNLQVDDPISSINRIDECFLKLEKHGFNVTTPRSRIAKILSIKERQTCALEELKAVEEKITENDNKRRKYEEDIVELQRQEVLMKEAKVTLDNEIARMQSQAAVLDQEVQNVDHEFQAILAAPWK; this is encoded by the exons ATGTTGTTAACTACgggaagaaaggagaaactcTCTGTTTCTAAAGGTTCTGAAATTGAAATCTCGTCTCAAGAGTATGAGTATGGTAGTGGAAATGTCTGGTATTGTGTCATTCTCGAAGAAAATCTAGCTAAATCGAAGCGGAAGAAGCTCTCTGTCCGTCACTTGGATCCTCTGCTCAAGTATGATTATTCTCCTCCGTTAATCAAAACCACCGTGCATCGTTTCATGCGTCCAGTTCCGCCGCCGGATCCATTTCCAGAGGTCGATTTTGAGGAAGGTGACGTGGTTGACGCTGCTTATAAAGGTGGTTGGTGTTCTGGCTCGGTGGTTAAAGTTTTGGGAAATCGGCGTTTCTTAGTGTATCTTAGATTCCAACCTGATGTCATTGAGCTTCTACGAAAGGATCTGCGTCCCCATTTCGTTTGGAAAGATGAAGAGTGGTTTCGATGCGAGAAACAA caATTGATTGAGTCAGATTTTAGTGCTGGAAAGTCTGTTGAAGTCAGAACCAAGGTAGACAAATTGGGCGATGTTTGGGCTCCGGCTATGGTCATTAAGGAGGATGAGGATGGGACAATGTTGGTGAAGTTGAAGACTTTGAAGGAGGAAGAGGTTAATTGCACAAAGATAAGCGTTTCTTATTCCGAAATCCGACCTTCGCCATTGCCTATTGGTTTAAGAGATTACAAATTGATGGAAAACGTGGATGCGCTAGTAGAGTCTGGTTGGTGTCCTGGTGTTGTTAGTAAAGTTCTTGCTGGGAAGAGATACGCAGTGGATTTGGGGCCAAACAGGGAGAGTAAGGAGTTTAGCCGCTTGCAGTTAAGACCTTCTATAGAGTGGAAAGATGGAATTTGgcatagaaaagaaaag GTTTCAGGTAGCGAGGAAAGTTCGCATGCAGTTGAAGAAACAGCTGCTTCAACCCGCATAAGGATCACTGTTCGAACTGccttgaaagagaaaaaagcttTGGGTACTGGAATCAATGTGAGGACGACACGCTCTTCTAGTGGAGCTATGCATAACCCTCTTCCTGCCTCTTTCAATGGAGGAGATGTTGCAGAGGCTGGTAGAGTATCTGTCACTGTGAATGAAACACCGCTCTTCGAAACTGCAGCT TTATCTGGAGAACTAGGGAATAGTTTGGCTGATGTTGTGATGAATGAGAGCGCTCCAGTCACAAGCCAACCGGAGATAGCAGCAC CAAAAGAGTTTCACCCATCGGTAGTCCTGGGCGTAGCTGCAGCAGTCAAAACACAAGGAAAAACAACTCCgaagaagaaacttcaagcgatgaagaatcaaaagagCTCTACAAATGATTCTGTTGGAGAGAAGGTGAGTGTTAACAAGAGGAAAAGAGGACAGCCACGCAAGTTCATAGTCGCAGAGCCTAAGCAGAAGATTG GTGTGTCTGGTAATAATTCAAAGGCTGCCACTATTGAACATGCCGATATGACTGATGATGATAGGCCTCTCGCTTCATGGGTCCACACTGGAAATTCATCATCGG GGCAATCTGTTTCTCGGACTCCTGATATAGGGCTTAATACAGTTGTGGAAAAGCATGTCGATATTGTGGAAACTCCCCCAGGGAGAGAGTCGACAATGGTTCTGCCATTTGTAAAGAAGTCACAGCTTTGGAAAGTCCTTGAATCAATGGAGGTCTTCAAAGTCGTGCCACAGAGTCCACATTTCAGCCCTCTGCTAGAGAGCGAAGAAGAGTGCCGTGAAGGAGACGCCATTGGTAGAATGGTGATGTTTAGTTCGCTGTTAGAGAAAGTCAACAATCTACAAGTCGACGATCCAATAAGCTCGATTAACAGGATCGACGAGTGTTTCCTCAAGCTTGAGAAACACGGGTTCAATGTTACAACACCTCGATCTAGGATAGCCAAGATACTGTCCATTAAAGAAAGGCAGACATGCGCATTGGAGGAATTAAAAGCTGTTGAGGAAAAGATCACAGAGAATGACAATAAAAGAAGGAAGTATGAAGAAGATATTGTTGAATTGCAGAGGCAAGAAGTGTTGATGAAGGAAGCAAAAGTCACACTAGACA